The Tautonia rosea genome includes a window with the following:
- a CDS encoding golvesin C-terminal-like domain-containing protein: ATWSFTVSPGATYRIASTWSAGSNRASAARFGLLDGGSSLGTVLVDQRQSPGDVTSQGAGWEELGVVTVSSGVLQVRLSNLADGFVIADAVRIEEVSAPRSAPSSPSSQFSLLELALFDEDLSKTSRWFPNLSGAELSVIDQLAQTLVRS; encoded by the coding sequence GCGACTTGGAGCTTCACCGTCTCTCCCGGGGCGACCTACCGGATCGCGTCCACCTGGTCGGCCGGATCGAACCGGGCCAGCGCCGCGCGGTTCGGCCTGCTGGACGGTGGCTCGTCGCTTGGGACGGTCCTGGTGGACCAGCGCCAGTCGCCGGGAGATGTCACGTCGCAGGGAGCGGGCTGGGAGGAGCTTGGGGTGGTGACGGTGTCCTCCGGGGTACTGCAGGTCCGGCTGAGCAACCTGGCCGACGGGTTCGTCATCGCCGACGCCGTGCGGATCGAGGAAGTCTCGGCCCCGAGATCGGCCCCCTCGTCCCCATCCTCGCAATTCTCGTTGCTCGAACTGGCGTTGTTCGACGAAGACCTCTCAAAGACGTCTCGATGGTTCCCGAACCTGTCCGGGGCCGAGCTCAGCGTAATCGATCAGCTCGCCCAGACTCTCGTACGTTCGTGA